One genomic window of Ruminococcus gauvreauii includes the following:
- a CDS encoding ECF transporter S component produces MNQSTQTAVREASHIKALTITAVFIALTYVFTAFVNIRLPIAANGGLIHLGNVPLFIGAMIFGKRTGAIAGGIGMAMFDLLSGWTAWALFTLVIVGLMGFTVGLIAEKHRGIGWYALAIAAACVIKVAGYYLAEVIIYGNWLSPASSIPGNLVQIGAAAVLTLPVVGRLRSAAEKLGSAGGHADV; encoded by the coding sequence ATGAATCAATCGACACAGACCGCGGTTCGTGAAGCGAGCCACATCAAAGCACTGACAATTACGGCTGTCTTTATTGCGCTGACCTATGTATTCACAGCATTCGTGAATATCCGGCTGCCGATTGCGGCAAACGGAGGGCTGATCCATCTTGGAAATGTACCGTTGTTTATCGGCGCCATGATATTTGGAAAGCGTACGGGGGCTATTGCAGGCGGCATAGGGATGGCGATGTTCGACCTGCTGTCCGGATGGACTGCATGGGCTTTGTTTACCCTGGTGATCGTCGGCCTGATGGGATTCACTGTCGGTCTGATCGCTGAGAAACACAGAGGAATCGGCTGGTATGCACTGGCGATCGCCGCGGCCTGTGTGATCAAGGTGGCCGGCTACTATCTCGCAGAAGTTATTATTTACGGCAACTGGTTGTCACCGGCAAGCTCCATTCCGGGGAATCTGGTACAGATCGGGGCAGCCGCGGTGCTGACACTTCCGGTTGTCGGAAGGCTTCGCAGCGCA
- a CDS encoding ABC transporter permease subunit has product MFSTTLFRKELKSNYILLVIFLGVLTMYAVMIVMMFDPRTGDSLRAMAESMPQIFAAFGMGEVGTTLLEFITGYLYGMLFVIFPAVFIIILSNRLVAKYVDNGSMACLLASPHRRRKIAATQAVFLTVCLVFLVVFVTALVASVSEIMFPGELQMPAFLRVNAGLLGLLIFLGGVCFLFSCLFNDSRRATGIGAAVVVYSVLVQMVSQVGEKFENAKYATPLTLFDINGLTAADGDAWLACAALYVSGILLMALGIAAFSRRNLPL; this is encoded by the coding sequence ATGTTTAGTACGACACTGTTTCGGAAGGAACTAAAATCCAATTACATATTGCTTGTGATCTTCCTGGGAGTTCTGACAATGTATGCGGTGATGATCGTCATGATGTTTGATCCCAGGACGGGGGACAGCCTGCGAGCCATGGCGGAGAGTATGCCGCAGATCTTTGCGGCATTCGGCATGGGGGAGGTCGGTACGACACTGCTGGAATTTATCACCGGGTATCTGTATGGTATGCTGTTTGTGATATTTCCGGCGGTCTTTATCATCATTCTGTCCAACCGGCTGGTGGCGAAATATGTGGACAACGGATCGATGGCATGCCTTTTGGCATCACCTCACCGGAGGAGGAAGATTGCCGCTACGCAGGCAGTATTTTTGACCGTATGTCTTGTATTTCTGGTCGTGTTCGTAACGGCTCTGGTTGCGTCCGTATCTGAAATCATGTTTCCGGGTGAGCTTCAAATGCCTGCGTTTCTGAGGGTGAATGCAGGTCTGCTCGGTCTGCTGATCTTTCTGGGCGGAGTCTGCTTTCTGTTCTCCTGCCTGTTTAATGATTCAAGAAGGGCAACCGGGATCGGTGCTGCTGTCGTGGTTTACTCCGTGCTCGTTCAGATGGTGTCGCAGGTGGGAGAGAAGTTTGAGAATGCGAAGTATGCGACGCCCCTCACACTGTTTGACATCAACGGACTGACTGCGGCTGACGGGGACGCATGGCTGGCGTGCGCCGCACTGTATGTGAGCGGCATCCTTCTGATGGCATTGGGTATCGCTGCTTTCAGCAGAAGAAATCTGCCGCTGTAA
- a CDS encoding ABC transporter ATP-binding protein: MSVIEINHITKDYGQGRGVFDVSFGVWRGEVLGFLGPNGAGKTTTIRQLMGFIKPDSGSLTIRGKDCFKKADEIQKDVGYLPGEIAFIDTMNGMEFIRFIARMKKMKDLGRAPELMEMFELNPSGKLKKMSKGMKQKIGIVCAFMQDPKLLILDEPTSGLDPLMQNKFVELILQEKKRGKTILMSSHSFEEVEKTCDRAAIIRGGKLAAVEEMERLRTGRKKIVQLELETAGMASDLADEFPGAGLQERTVTVKVGKEVDLLIKKASQYKVLDMEIRTQSLEEFFMHFYGGEENV, encoded by the coding sequence ATGAGTGTCATAGAGATTAACCATATCACAAAAGATTACGGTCAGGGACGGGGAGTTTTTGATGTCAGCTTCGGAGTTTGGCGTGGGGAAGTCCTGGGATTTCTCGGGCCAAACGGTGCAGGAAAAACGACGACAATCCGTCAGCTGATGGGATTTATCAAACCTGACAGCGGATCTCTGACCATCAGGGGCAAAGACTGTTTTAAAAAGGCGGATGAGATCCAGAAGGATGTCGGATATCTGCCGGGGGAGATCGCATTTATCGATACCATGAATGGAATGGAGTTCATACGTTTTATCGCGCGGATGAAAAAGATGAAAGATCTGGGACGGGCTCCTGAACTGATGGAAATGTTTGAATTGAATCCGTCCGGTAAGCTGAAAAAAATGTCAAAGGGTATGAAGCAGAAGATTGGAATTGTATGTGCCTTTATGCAGGATCCGAAGCTGCTCATCCTGGATGAACCGACGAGCGGCCTGGACCCTTTGATGCAGAATAAGTTCGTGGAGCTCATTCTTCAGGAAAAGAAAAGAGGAAAGACGATCCTGATGTCCTCTCACAGCTTTGAGGAAGTGGAGAAGACGTGTGACCGTGCTGCCATCATCAGAGGCGGGAAACTGGCTGCTGTGGAGGAGATGGAGAGACTGCGCACGGGAAGAAAAAAGATCGTACAGCTGGAACTGGAAACCGCCGGGATGGCATCAGATCTGGCAGACGAATTTCCGGGAGCCGGATTGCAGGAACGTACGGTGACTGTGAAAGTGGGAAAGGAAGTCGATCTGCTGATCAAAAAAGCGTCTCAGTACAAGGTTTTGGATATGGAAATCCGCACCCAGAGTCTGGAGGAATTTTTCATGCACTTTTATGGAGGGGAAGAAAATGTTTAG
- a CDS encoding TetR/AcrR family transcriptional regulator, with the protein MGVKPKESAQRAAERTDESMNEKFFSLPEEKQQNIINAAMEVFAQNEYKRASTELMAVRAGVSKGLLFYYFHNKKELYLFLYDYVVEIMKSQIGNQRMRQITDFYEMLRYCTEEKVRILGRNPYLMEFSMRAFYSVKEEVSDSLKQMNTSLLQVLYQQYFGHIDTSRFKETVDPYRVFKMLQWMADGYIHELQMENKKFDVDLLAQEFGDWMDMMKKLTYKEEYLDECHRD; encoded by the coding sequence ATGGGAGTCAAACCAAAAGAGTCAGCACAGCGTGCGGCAGAAAGGACAGATGAGAGTATGAATGAAAAATTTTTTTCTCTCCCGGAAGAAAAGCAGCAAAATATCATCAATGCGGCGATGGAAGTCTTTGCTCAAAATGAGTACAAGCGTGCTTCAACGGAGTTGATGGCGGTCAGGGCCGGTGTCTCAAAGGGACTGTTGTTTTACTATTTTCACAATAAAAAGGAACTGTATCTGTTTTTGTACGACTACGTGGTGGAAATCATGAAAAGCCAGATTGGAAATCAGCGGATGAGACAGATTACAGACTTTTATGAAATGCTGAGGTATTGTACGGAAGAAAAAGTCAGGATCCTGGGCAGGAATCCGTACCTCATGGAATTTTCGATGAGGGCGTTCTATTCCGTAAAGGAGGAAGTCTCCGACAGCTTGAAACAGATGAATACATCGCTGCTCCAAGTTCTGTATCAGCAGTATTTCGGCCATATAGATACCTCCAGGTTCAAAGAAACAGTGGATCCATACAGAGTATTTAAGATGCTGCAGTGGATGGCGGACGGATATATCCATGAGCTTCAGATGGAAAATAAGAAGTTTGACGTTGACCTTCTCGCACAGGAATTTGGGGATTGGATGGACATGATGAAAAAACTGACATATAAGGAGGAGTATCTGGATGAGTGTCATAGAGATTAA
- a CDS encoding GerW family sporulation protein, with amino-acid sequence MADNTFHNTVEALFKGMESFITTKTVVGDAIHIGDTIILPLVDVTFGVGAGAFAENAKNNGYGGMGGKISPSAVLVINKNGTKLVNVKNQDAITKILDMVPDIADKFTKKDKTDEYTQEDIEHILNQEEEK; translated from the coding sequence ATGGCAGACAATACATTTCACAATACGGTTGAGGCATTATTCAAAGGTATGGAGAGTTTTATTACGACCAAAACAGTCGTCGGTGATGCGATCCATATTGGTGACACGATTATACTGCCTCTGGTAGACGTCACGTTTGGCGTTGGTGCGGGAGCATTTGCCGAGAACGCGAAAAACAATGGCTACGGCGGCATGGGCGGTAAAATATCCCCATCGGCTGTTCTTGTCATCAATAAAAACGGCACAAAGCTTGTCAACGTGAAGAACCAGGATGCAATCACCAAGATTTTGGATATGGTTCCGGACATCGCGGATAAATTCACAAAGAAGGACAAAACAGATGAGTATACACAGGAGGATATTGAGCATATACTGAATCAAGAAGAAGAAAAATAG
- a CDS encoding DUF2953 domain-containing protein, translating into MLHIILIILKIIGVLLLVILGLLLLTVLCLLFVPVCYRLEGIRNPDELSGNIRVSWLGGLLSVRAGITDGNTSLVIRIFGISMDRLKKIFSGIKRFFRRKPKRTVSSKTAVNTPVPMEKTEPLKTENSGMHDQREDRSPDKTADIHREEKQERPGSRIISKVRQIWLRMLGIPAKIRSVFRKFKLTITEIYAKIKKWKSFLADETTKEAIRFLWTTSKSLLRHLIPRRAKGYIKFGFDDPALTGQALGVCGLIVPLYKTKLQVIPVFDQEILEGRIVLGGHILGVVLLRLGWRVYRSKSVKKTIRRFQHKEA; encoded by the coding sequence ATGTTACATATTATTCTCATAATATTAAAAATAATAGGTGTGCTGCTGCTGGTCATACTGGGCCTTCTGCTGCTGACAGTGCTCTGCCTGCTTTTTGTTCCGGTTTGTTACCGCCTGGAGGGTATCAGGAATCCGGATGAACTGTCCGGGAATATCCGTGTATCATGGCTGGGCGGACTGCTGTCTGTGAGGGCTGGCATAACGGATGGGAATACATCCCTTGTGATCCGCATTTTCGGTATCTCAATGGACCGGCTGAAAAAAATATTTTCCGGTATAAAACGGTTTTTCAGAAGAAAACCAAAAAGGACTGTTTCGAGCAAAACGGCGGTGAATACGCCGGTCCCGATGGAAAAGACTGAACCCCTGAAGACAGAGAACTCCGGGATGCATGACCAGAGAGAGGATAGGTCCCCGGATAAAACAGCGGACATTCACCGTGAGGAAAAGCAGGAGCGTCCTGGCAGCCGAATCATTTCAAAAGTACGGCAGATCTGGCTGAGGATGCTGGGGATTCCCGCAAAAATACGCAGTGTTTTCCGAAAGTTTAAGTTAACAATAACAGAAATCTATGCTAAAATAAAAAAATGGAAATCGTTTCTTGCAGATGAGACCACAAAAGAGGCAATCCGATTTTTATGGACGACGTCGAAATCACTGCTGAGGCATCTGATTCCGAGAAGGGCAAAGGGATATATCAAATTTGGTTTCGATGACCCGGCGCTGACCGGGCAGGCCCTGGGAGTATGCGGTCTTATCGTTCCCCTGTATAAGACAAAACTGCAGGTCATCCCCGTCTTTGATCAGGAGATTCTGGAGGGCAGGATAGTGCTTGGCGGACATATACTGGGAGTGGTCCTGCTTCGCCTGGGATGGCGGGTATACCGCAGCAAGTCTGTTAAGAAAACAATCAGAAGATTTCAGCACAAGGAGGCATAA
- a CDS encoding phosphate--AMP phosphotransferase: MLEQINLTKKLGKGEYKKRMDRLEPQLALLQRECKELQIPVMIVFEGFGAAGKGVQISNLIHALDPRGFSVYATGSETEEERMRPFLWRFWTKTPPNGRIAIFDRSWYRRVQVDRFDKITTDQELQYAYDEINAFEQQLSDGGTAILKLFLYIGKKEQKKRFEKLMSDPASAWRVSKGDLKRNEQYEEYKRINDEMLQKTDTDCAPWTIIESVDREFATVKIYMSVIRCLTEAIEAKKKMLAGKERQKEETAGTEQADLQTSSDELIDDSVMRTSSLHSVDLSLSYKKEEYKKYLGELQSQMEHLHGELYRRRIPVIIGFEGWDAGGKGGAIKRLTERMDPRGYQVNPTAAPNDLERSHHYLWRFWNQVPKDGHVAIYDRTWYGRVMVERIEGFCSEEEWKRAYKEINDMEASWAHDGAIVLKFWMQIDKDEQERRFKERMEDPSKQWKITDEDWRNREKWDLYEQAVDEMLIHTSTTYAPWIIVEGNCKYYARIKVLRTVIDAILKRLEDKK, from the coding sequence ATGCTGGAACAGATTAATCTGACGAAAAAGCTTGGAAAAGGTGAGTACAAGAAACGGATGGACCGGCTGGAACCACAGCTGGCGCTGCTGCAGAGAGAGTGCAAAGAACTGCAGATACCTGTGATGATCGTCTTTGAGGGATTTGGTGCCGCCGGCAAGGGAGTCCAAATCAGCAACCTGATACATGCGCTGGACCCCAGAGGATTTTCTGTATATGCTACGGGAAGTGAGACTGAGGAAGAGCGTATGCGGCCGTTCTTGTGGAGATTCTGGACAAAGACCCCTCCGAACGGAAGGATTGCCATTTTTGACAGAAGCTGGTACCGGAGAGTTCAGGTGGATCGTTTTGATAAGATCACGACAGATCAGGAGCTTCAGTACGCGTATGATGAGATCAATGCTTTCGAGCAGCAGCTCTCAGACGGCGGGACTGCGATTCTGAAACTCTTTCTCTATATTGGGAAGAAAGAGCAGAAAAAGCGGTTTGAGAAGCTGATGAGCGATCCGGCAAGTGCATGGCGAGTCAGCAAGGGCGACCTGAAGCGTAATGAACAGTATGAAGAGTATAAGCGGATCAATGATGAGATGCTGCAGAAGACGGATACAGACTGCGCGCCGTGGACCATCATAGAATCCGTGGACCGGGAGTTTGCTACGGTAAAGATTTATATGTCGGTGATCCGATGCCTGACAGAGGCGATTGAGGCCAAAAAGAAAATGCTGGCCGGTAAAGAACGTCAGAAAGAAGAGACTGCCGGCACGGAACAGGCAGATTTACAGACATCGTCTGATGAACTCATCGATGACAGCGTGATGCGGACCTCCAGTCTGCACAGTGTGGACCTGAGCCTGTCATATAAGAAAGAGGAGTATAAAAAGTATCTGGGGGAACTGCAGTCGCAGATGGAACATCTGCACGGAGAGCTGTACCGCAGGAGAATCCCTGTGATCATAGGATTTGAAGGCTGGGATGCAGGTGGGAAAGGCGGCGCCATCAAACGCCTGACGGAACGCATGGATCCCCGGGGATATCAGGTAAACCCGACGGCGGCTCCGAATGACCTGGAGCGTTCTCACCATTATCTGTGGCGTTTCTGGAATCAGGTACCGAAAGACGGTCATGTCGCAATCTACGACAGGACCTGGTACGGACGGGTCATGGTCGAGAGGATCGAGGGCTTCTGTTCGGAAGAAGAATGGAAACGGGCATACAAAGAGATCAATGACATGGAGGCAAGCTGGGCGCATGACGGTGCGATCGTTCTGAAATTCTGGATGCAGATCGACAAGGACGAACAGGAGCGGCGTTTTAAAGAGCGTATGGAAGATCCGTCGAAGCAATGGAAGATCACAGATGAGGACTGGAGAAACCGTGAGAAATGGGATCTGTATGAGCAGGCGGTTGACGAGATGCTGATCCATACTTCGACGACATATGCACCGTGGATCATTGTGGAAGGCAATTGTAAGTATTATGCACGCATCAAAGTGCTGAGGACGGTCATCGATGCCATTTTAAAGAGACTGGAAGACAAGAAATAA
- a CDS encoding NUDIX hydrolase — MIEATSCGGVVIYRGKILTLYKSYKNKYEGWVLPKGTVERGEDYKDTAMREVLEEAGVQASIIKYIGKSQYSFTVPEDTVEKDVHWYLMMANSYHSKPQREEYFVDSGYYKFHEAYHLLKFSNERQILEMAYQEYLDLKKSNLWGNRKYY, encoded by the coding sequence ATGATTGAGGCAACGAGCTGTGGCGGGGTGGTAATATATCGGGGGAAGATCCTGACCTTATATAAGAGCTATAAAAACAAGTATGAGGGATGGGTATTGCCGAAGGGAACTGTTGAAAGAGGAGAGGACTATAAGGATACCGCAATGCGGGAGGTTCTGGAAGAAGCGGGGGTACAAGCTTCCATTATCAAATACATTGGAAAAAGTCAATATAGTTTTACTGTTCCGGAAGACACGGTGGAAAAGGATGTTCACTGGTATCTCATGATGGCGAACAGCTATCACAGCAAACCGCAGAGAGAGGAATACTTTGTTGATTCAGGATATTATAAGTTCCATGAAGCTTACCACCTGTTGAAATTTTCAAATGAACGGCAGATTTTGGAAATGGCATATCAGGAATACCTGGATTTGAAAAAATCCAACCTGTGGGGAAACCGCAAATACTATTAA
- a CDS encoding peptidoglycan D,D-transpeptidase FtsI family protein, translating to MSRKEEKARSRQEKKALKKKLKKKQKKASGGKEYVVVAYTFVVIFLSLIGYMVYFNVKLSEEFLNSPYNKRQNSYEERVVRGDIMASGGEILAQTETDEEGNEYRTYPYNNLFAHVVGYTSNGNSGLESTENYHLLTSHAGAVEQVTNEFKEEKNMGDTIVTTLDVRLQQAAYDALGGYNGAVVVMEPDTGKVLAMVSKPDFDPNTLSSVWDELVSDDSNTNLLNRATQGLYPPGSTFKIVTTLAYLRSGERMSDFSFDCQGEVTHGGYTIHCYNNNVHGHEDFATAFAKSCNSAFAQIGVDLGRSAFARTAEDVLFNKKLPIEIPYSKGKFTLDGSTPDALAMQTAIGQGNTVTSPMHMAMITAAVANGGNLMHPYFVERIENYTGDSVKKYSPSVYERLMTSDEAQTIKELMEGVVQSGTASSLSGQSYTAAGKTGTAEHGDMSGSPHAWFVGFSNVDNPDIVVSVIAESAGTGSDVAVPIARQIFDAYYN from the coding sequence ATGAGCAGAAAAGAAGAAAAGGCACGGAGCAGACAAGAGAAAAAAGCCTTGAAGAAAAAATTGAAGAAGAAACAGAAAAAAGCCTCCGGTGGTAAGGAATATGTGGTGGTGGCATACACGTTTGTCGTGATTTTTCTGTCCCTGATCGGCTATATGGTTTACTTTAACGTGAAGCTGAGTGAGGAATTTCTGAACAGCCCGTATAATAAAAGACAGAATTCCTATGAAGAACGGGTGGTGCGGGGAGATATCATGGCTTCCGGCGGGGAGATACTGGCGCAGACGGAGACGGATGAAGAGGGAAATGAATACAGGACGTATCCGTATAACAATCTGTTCGCTCATGTAGTGGGTTATACAAGCAACGGCAACAGCGGACTGGAATCAACGGAGAATTATCATCTCCTGACATCACACGCGGGTGCGGTTGAACAGGTGACGAATGAATTCAAAGAAGAGAAAAACATGGGAGATACGATCGTTACAACGCTGGATGTACGCCTGCAGCAGGCTGCCTATGATGCGCTCGGGGGATACAACGGAGCTGTGGTCGTGATGGAACCTGACACCGGAAAAGTACTGGCGATGGTCAGCAAGCCGGATTTTGATCCCAATACTCTGAGCTCTGTCTGGGATGAACTCGTCAGCGATGACAGTAATACAAATCTTCTGAACCGCGCGACACAGGGACTTTATCCTCCGGGATCAACGTTTAAAATAGTAACAACGCTGGCGTACTTAAGATCCGGGGAGCGTATGAGTGATTTTTCTTTTGACTGTCAGGGTGAAGTGACGCATGGCGGTTACACCATCCACTGCTACAACAACAACGTACACGGCCACGAGGATTTTGCAACGGCATTTGCGAAATCGTGCAATAGTGCATTTGCCCAGATCGGTGTGGACCTTGGCAGAAGCGCCTTTGCACGGACAGCAGAAGATGTCTTATTTAATAAAAAGCTTCCGATCGAGATTCCTTACAGCAAGGGTAAATTCACTCTCGATGGCAGCACACCGGATGCGCTTGCCATGCAGACAGCGATCGGACAGGGAAATACGGTCACATCGCCAATGCATATGGCGATGATAACGGCAGCCGTCGCCAACGGCGGTAATCTCATGCATCCGTATTTTGTGGAACGGATCGAGAATTACACCGGGGACAGTGTGAAGAAATATTCACCGTCGGTCTATGAAAGACTGATGACTTCAGACGAGGCACAGACGATCAAGGAGCTGATGGAAGGCGTGGTTCAGAGCGGCACCGCATCCTCACTTTCCGGCCAGAGTTATACGGCAGCCGGGAAGACAGGGACGGCTGAACACGGTGATATGAGCGGATCTCCGCATGCATGGTTTGTCGGCTTTTCGAACGTGGACAATCCGGATATCGTGGTCAGTGTGATCGCAGAAAGTGCCGGTACAGGCAGTGATGTCGCAGTTCCGATAGCAAGACAAATATTCGATGCATATTACAATTAA
- a CDS encoding FtsW/RodA/SpoVE family cell cycle protein: MINIIVELSKYLIIILMTLFTFQCFRIFKKKDEDDKKYVLRKQVILILFLNLVAFLVMYLQTMEIKMLIMYLQVAAYIVVLQVMYRIFYKKASMLVVNNMCMLLSCGFIMLSRLDFEKAEKQFFIVVAGTVISLLVPVIIRKVKLLKDLTWLYGILGIILLLAVLALSKVTGGANLALEIGGISFQFSELVKITFVFFVAGILRGDPNFKKVVTATVVAGIHVMILVLSTDLGSALVFFMTYVVMVYVATKKPLYALAGLAGGSLAAVAAYFLFGHVRQRVVAWKAPFSVYETNGYQIVQSLFAIGAGGWFGVGLFAGSPKSIPVVTQDFIFAAICEEMGAIFAICLLLVCMSCFLMILNISMRMSNKFYKLIALGLGTEYAFQVFLTVGGTTKFIPMTGITLPLVSYGGSSVICTIVMLAIIQGLYILREDEGAELEKQKQERNQRPGAQYEQKRRKGTEQTREKSLEEKIEEETEKSLRW, translated from the coding sequence ATGATCAATATCATAGTTGAATTATCGAAGTATTTAATCATAATCCTGATGACGCTGTTTACCTTTCAGTGCTTTCGGATATTCAAGAAAAAAGATGAAGACGACAAGAAATACGTGCTTCGAAAGCAGGTGATCCTGATTCTCTTTCTGAATCTGGTTGCCTTTCTCGTGATGTATCTTCAGACCATGGAAATTAAAATGCTGATCATGTATCTGCAGGTAGCCGCCTATATCGTGGTTCTGCAGGTCATGTACCGCATCTTTTATAAGAAGGCCTCCATGCTGGTGGTGAATAACATGTGTATGCTGTTAAGCTGCGGGTTCATCATGCTCAGCCGTCTGGACTTTGAGAAAGCGGAGAAACAGTTTTTCATCGTGGTGGCGGGAACCGTTATTTCCCTGCTGGTACCGGTTATTATCCGGAAGGTGAAACTTCTGAAGGACCTGACATGGCTGTACGGAATTCTGGGCATTATTCTGCTGCTTGCAGTGCTGGCGCTGTCAAAAGTTACAGGAGGCGCCAATCTGGCCCTGGAGATCGGCGGGATCAGTTTTCAGTTTTCAGAGCTGGTAAAAATAACGTTTGTATTTTTCGTTGCGGGGATTCTGAGGGGAGATCCCAATTTTAAAAAAGTTGTAACGGCTACGGTTGTGGCAGGAATCCATGTGATGATTCTGGTATTATCGACTGACCTGGGAAGTGCGCTCGTATTTTTTATGACATACGTGGTAATGGTTTACGTCGCCACGAAAAAACCATTGTATGCGCTTGCAGGACTCGCGGGGGGAAGTCTTGCAGCTGTGGCTGCCTATTTCCTGTTCGGACATGTGCGGCAGCGTGTTGTGGCATGGAAAGCCCCATTTTCAGTATACGAGACAAACGGGTATCAGATTGTTCAGTCGCTGTTTGCGATCGGAGCAGGAGGATGGTTCGGTGTCGGGCTGTTTGCGGGTTCGCCGAAATCAATTCCAGTCGTGACGCAGGATTTCATCTTTGCAGCGATCTGTGAGGAGATGGGAGCGATTTTTGCAATCTGTCTTCTGCTCGTGTGCATGAGCTGTTTCCTCATGATCTTAAATATCTCAATGAGGATGAGCAACAAGTTTTACAAGCTGATCGCCCTCGGACTTGGGACCGAATATGCATTTCAGGTATTCCTGACAGTCGGCGGCACGACAAAATTCATACCAATGACCGGAATCACACTTCCGCTCGTGAGTTACGGAGGAAGTTCAGTCATCTGTACGATCGTCATGCTGGCGATCATCCAGGGGCTTTACATTTTGAGAGAGGACGAAGGAGCAGAACTTGAGAAACAAAAACAAGAACGAAACCAGAGACCAGGAGCGCAGTATGAGCAGAAAAGAAGAAAAGGCACGGAGCAGACAAGAGAAAAAAGCCTTGAAGAAAAAATTGAAGAAGAAACAGAAAAAAGCCTCCGGTGGTAA